A genomic region of Deinococcus carri contains the following coding sequences:
- a CDS encoding ABC transporter permease yields the protein MLAGALLPWVLLRPNRLAPGEYLRLPPALLGGALLLALLPLCTFRLAPRLTWLAASLAVAAGFWGLGAETRTALVGQPPFARASAAGGVWLFLLGAGIAAYAAGLLGRTRRERGLAWAWLPPVAALFLAGHLNAWSVLVEGRSEGPRWVQELGQHLRLVGGGLGLALLLGVPLAVWAARRERPAGVVLGLANGIQTLPSLALLGLLIAPLAALANAFPWLRELGVSGIGAAPTLVALTLYALLPILRNGVVALRGVSPGALDAARGMGMTAAQMFWRVELPLALPVWLSGVRQAAVLLVGVTAVAALIGAGGLGSYIFKGLQSAASDLILLGAVPAALLALLLDAALRALEGVLGQRLGRVE from the coding sequence ATGCTGGCGGGGGCACTGCTGCCGTGGGTGCTGCTGCGGCCCAACCGCCTCGCACCCGGCGAATACCTGCGGCTGCCGCCCGCGCTGCTGGGTGGGGCACTGCTGCTGGCGCTCCTGCCCCTGTGCACCTTCCGGCTGGCCCCGCGCCTGACCTGGCTGGCCGCGTCGCTGGCGGTCGCGGCGGGGTTCTGGGGGCTGGGGGCAGAGACGCGGACGGCGCTGGTCGGGCAGCCGCCCTTCGCGCGGGCGAGTGCGGCGGGCGGCGTCTGGCTGTTTCTGCTGGGGGCCGGCATCGCCGCTTACGCCGCGGGGCTGCTGGGCCGCACCCGCCGGGAACGCGGGCTGGCCTGGGCCTGGCTGCCCCCGGTGGCCGCCCTCTTTCTGGCCGGACACCTGAACGCCTGGTCGGTGCTGGTGGAGGGCCGCAGCGAGGGGCCGCGCTGGGTGCAGGAACTCGGGCAGCACCTGCGGCTGGTGGGCGGCGGGCTGGGCCTGGCGCTGCTGCTGGGGGTGCCGCTGGCGGTGTGGGCGGCGCGGCGGGAGCGGCCAGCGGGCGTGGTGCTGGGCCTGGCGAACGGCATCCAGACCCTGCCCAGCCTGGCCCTGCTGGGCCTGCTGATCGCGCCGCTGGCGGCCCTGGCGAACGCCTTTCCCTGGCTGCGCGAGCTGGGCGTCAGCGGCATCGGGGCCGCCCCGACCCTGGTGGCCCTGACGCTGTATGCCCTGCTGCCCATCCTGCGCAACGGGGTGGTGGCGCTGCGCGGTGTCTCCCCCGGTGCCCTCGACGCCGCGCGCGGCATGGGCATGACGGCCGCGCAGATGTTCTGGCGGGTCGAGCTGCCGCTGGCGCTGCCGGTGTGGCTCAGCGGGGTCCGGCAGGCCGCCGTGCTGCTGGTCGGCGTGACGGCGGTGGCGGCGCTGATCGGCGCGGGGGGCCTGGGCAGCTACATCTTCAAGGGGCTGCAAAGTGCGGCCAGCGACCTGATCCTGCTGGGCGCGGTCCCGGCGGCCCTGCTCGCCCTGCTGCTCGACGCGGCGCTGCGCGCCCTCGAAGGGGTGCTGGGCCAGCGCCTCGGGCGGGTGGAATGA
- a CDS encoding ABC transporter substrate-binding protein: protein MNKVLCLSLAVLVGSAAAKPIVVGSKLDPEAQILGQMIVLTLRNAGLDVTDRTNLGDTGVNRKALLAGEIDVYPEYTGNAVYLFPQAKISAKEAGNPGRIYGYARQLDLKNGVTWLKPANVNNTWVIAVPQALAAQQKLGSVADLARYLKGGGRFKIAGSPEFFNRPDTMPAFEAAYGFKLRPDQKLVLAGATPPQTQQAAASGTSGVNAAMAYGTDGTLAALKLVALKDPKGAQAVYQPAPIIRSEVLKANPQIAALLNKTFATLTQSTLQGLNAQVALEGRTAQDVARTYLRGKGLIK from the coding sequence ATGAACAAGGTTCTCTGTCTCTCGCTGGCCGTGCTGGTGGGCAGCGCCGCCGCCAAACCCATCGTGGTGGGCAGCAAACTCGACCCCGAGGCCCAGATTCTCGGGCAGATGATCGTCCTGACCCTGCGCAATGCGGGCCTCGATGTCACCGACCGGACCAACCTGGGCGACACGGGCGTGAACCGCAAGGCGCTGCTGGCGGGCGAGATCGACGTGTACCCCGAGTACACCGGGAACGCCGTGTACCTCTTTCCGCAGGCGAAGATCAGCGCGAAGGAGGCGGGCAATCCCGGCAGGATCTACGGGTACGCGCGGCAACTGGACCTCAAGAACGGCGTCACCTGGCTGAAGCCCGCCAACGTCAACAACACCTGGGTGATCGCCGTGCCGCAGGCGCTGGCGGCGCAGCAGAAACTGGGCAGCGTGGCCGACCTGGCCCGTTACCTGAAGGGCGGCGGGCGGTTCAAGATCGCGGGCAGCCCCGAGTTCTTCAACCGCCCCGACACCATGCCCGCCTTCGAGGCGGCCTACGGCTTCAAGCTGCGGCCCGACCAGAAGCTGGTGCTGGCCGGCGCGACCCCGCCCCAGACGCAACAGGCCGCCGCCAGTGGCACCAGCGGCGTCAACGCGGCGATGGCCTACGGCACCGACGGGACGCTCGCCGCGCTGAAGCTGGTGGCCCTGAAGGACCCGAAGGGCGCGCAGGCCGTCTACCAGCCCGCGCCCATCATCCGCAGCGAGGTGCTCAAGGCCAACCCGCAGATCGCGGCGCTGCTGAACAAGACTTTCGCCACCCTCACCCAGTCCACGCTGCAAGGCCTGAATGCCCAGGTCGCGCTGGAAGGCCGCACCGCGCAGGACGTGGCCCGCACGTACCTCAGGGGCAAGGGCCTGATCAAGTGA
- a CDS encoding HU family DNA-binding protein: MARTSPSEARGNDAGGAETRAGSGKIAKTQIIDQIAERTSLSRKQAGEAVATLLGGIAEALRDGKTVGLPGLGTLSVTETAARTGVRPGTSEKIQIPAGRKIRFKVAGTLKGNL, from the coding sequence ATGGCCAGAACATCGCCGTCCGAAGCCAGGGGCAACGACGCCGGGGGAGCAGAAACCCGCGCGGGCAGCGGCAAGATTGCCAAGACCCAGATCATCGACCAGATCGCCGAGCGGACCAGCCTGAGCCGCAAGCAGGCGGGTGAAGCCGTCGCCACCCTGCTGGGCGGCATCGCCGAGGCCCTGCGCGACGGCAAGACCGTGGGGCTGCCCGGTCTGGGAACGCTGAGCGTCACGGAAACGGCCGCCCGCACCGGCGTGCGCCCGGGCACCAGCGAGAAAATCCAGATTCCGGCGGGCAGGAAGATTCGCTTCAAGGTCGCCGGTACCCTCAAGGGCAACCTCTAG
- a CDS encoding HesA/MoeB/ThiF family protein produces MTSGPASPLSRTELRRYSRQLLVPEWLDAGAQERLRAAAVLVVGAGGLGGPVILQLAGAGVGRLVIADGDTVDLSNLHRQTQFGVGDVGRPKAEVVAARAQALNPFVQVEAAPWLDEANADALVGGVDLVVDATDNFGARYAIADACGRAGREWVWGAASGSSGLVSVFGPDLGLRDVFPDPGGAESCDEAGVLGPLPNVVGSVMALEALKVLGGVGEALRGRLWTFDALTGRVRVLRLREG; encoded by the coding sequence ATGACTTCCGGCCCCGCCTCTCCCCTCTCCCGGACCGAACTGCGGCGCTACTCGCGGCAACTGCTGGTGCCCGAATGGCTGGATGCGGGGGCGCAGGAGCGCCTGCGGGCCGCCGCCGTGCTGGTGGTCGGCGCGGGCGGGCTGGGAGGCCCGGTCATCCTGCAACTGGCAGGCGCGGGCGTGGGGCGGCTGGTGATTGCGGATGGCGATACGGTGGACCTCAGCAACCTGCACCGTCAGACGCAGTTCGGGGTGGGGGACGTGGGAAGGCCGAAGGCGGAGGTGGTCGCCGCCCGCGCCCAGGCCCTCAATCCCTTCGTGCAGGTGGAAGCGGCCCCCTGGCTGGACGAGGCGAACGCCGACGCCCTGGTGGGCGGCGTGGACCTGGTGGTGGACGCCACCGACAATTTCGGGGCGCGCTACGCCATCGCGGATGCCTGTGGGCGGGCGGGGCGCGAGTGGGTGTGGGGCGCGGCGAGCGGCAGCAGCGGCCTGGTCAGCGTGTTCGGGCCCGACCTGGGGCTGCGCGACGTGTTCCCCGACCCCGGTGGGGCCGAATCCTGCGACGAGGCGGGCGTGCTGGGGCCGCTGCCGAACGTGGTGGGCAGCGTAATGGCGCTGGAGGCCCTCAAGGTGCTGGGCGGCGTGGGCGAGGCGCTGCGCGGGCGGCTGTGGACCTTTGACGCCCTGACCGGGCGGGTGCGGGTGCTGCGGCTGCGGGAAGGCTGA
- a CDS encoding type 1 glutamine amidotransferase domain-containing protein produces MTQQQKNVQGKKVAILVADGFERVELEQPRQALQQAGAVTQVVSLKPGEVQGMNHDLEPAGKVKVDRTITEVSANDFDALLLPGGTVNPDKLRLSPEAMAFVRAFYDAGKPIAAICHGTWSLLESGISRGLRITSWPSLQTDLRNSGAEWVDEEVVTDRGVVTSRKPDDLSAFNAKMLEEFAEGDHSAKR; encoded by the coding sequence ATGACACAGCAGCAGAAGAACGTGCAGGGCAAGAAGGTCGCCATCCTGGTGGCCGACGGCTTCGAGAGGGTGGAACTCGAACAGCCGCGCCAGGCGCTCCAGCAGGCCGGAGCCGTGACCCAGGTCGTCAGCCTGAAGCCGGGCGAGGTGCAGGGCATGAACCACGACCTCGAACCCGCCGGCAAGGTGAAGGTGGACCGCACCATCACTGAGGTCAGCGCGAACGACTTCGACGCCCTGCTGCTGCCCGGCGGCACCGTCAACCCCGACAAACTGCGCCTCAGCCCGGAGGCGATGGCCTTTGTGCGCGCCTTTTACGACGCGGGCAAGCCCATTGCCGCCATCTGCCACGGCACCTGGTCGCTGCTCGAATCCGGCATCAGCCGCGGCCTGAGAATAACGAGCTGGCCCAGCCTCCAGACCGATCTGCGCAACAGCGGGGCCGAGTGGGTGGACGAGGAGGTTGTCACCGACCGGGGCGTCGTCACCAGCCGCAAGCCGGACGACCTCTCCGCCTTCAACGCGAAGATGCTGGAGGAGTTCGCGGAGGGCGACCACAGCGCGAAACGCTGA
- a CDS encoding glycerol-3-phosphate acyltransferase: MLLLVALASYLLGSLVAGVLYSRALGEDIRARDLPGGSGTYRQHGLAAALLVTAGDMLKGAAAVLLARWLTPGHTWVATLFVVLGHCYPVFFGFRGGGGIAPLLGALLVAAPVTLAGTVAAGLALIPLYRVTLQRRLGLNAVPFATAVAVPLGLLLAARFGGLPDLLAGGAAMAVRALHLLTGQKRPA, encoded by the coding sequence ATGCTCCTCCTGGTCGCGCTCGCCTCGTATCTGCTCGGTTCCCTGGTGGCCGGGGTGCTGTATTCGCGGGCGCTGGGGGAGGATATTCGCGCGCGCGACCTGCCGGGGGGCAGCGGGACCTACCGCCAGCACGGCCTCGCGGCGGCGCTGCTGGTGACGGCCGGTGACATGCTCAAGGGGGCCGCCGCCGTGCTGCTGGCGCGCTGGCTGACGCCGGGGCACACCTGGGTCGCCACGCTGTTCGTGGTGCTGGGCCATTGCTACCCCGTGTTCTTCGGCTTCCGGGGTGGGGGCGGCATCGCGCCGCTGCTGGGGGCGCTGCTGGTGGCCGCGCCCGTGACGCTGGCGGGAACGGTGGCCGCCGGCCTGGCCCTGATTCCGCTCTACCGCGTGACCCTCCAGCGGCGGCTGGGGCTGAACGCGGTGCCCTTTGCCACCGCCGTCGCCGTGCCGCTGGGGCTGCTGCTCGCGGCGCGCTTCGGCGGCCTGCCCGACCTGCTGGCCGGGGGCGCGGCGATGGCGGTGCGCGCCCTGCACCTGCTGACCGGGCAAAAGCGGCCCGCATGA
- a CDS encoding stalk domain-containing protein: MPVSALLSSLTHAARLRSGGRTLLAALTLGLTALPAAAVGAVQLSFTPDQTAAYVNGEAAQFSAPPRLLNGRTMVPLREAAALLGQSLVEAGGQVQLGRLTVDPVGNTAFLAGAPQPGGSVVTVGTTLYVSVRLLADALNANLSVDDGGRSLTLTALREGGNPLSPQARFSTDKGTYAPGERIIFTDYPFDPDGADITARKWTGRQDVYFQPGTYTVTLQVTNSRGLQSQPYSRTIRVEGAPVDTPLSYALKYAEPGDRFPDPLVSGYPAVTALPVPSASYPLLFSDSPEVPTQSGVLYQDTVSGRARLLAYHLNALARPARLYILARNLEPRAVEVRTERLGETAPTRIEGLLGQVTLLDYFASTGGHSLTLAPGQSAAVYASPTLNAGSGVNVMQDLTASGRVELTFVMLEEGLPPSAQVVQQLPYLQPDGRHVRGTFPNAVRSLRVNLTTLPARLIIGDGQVDPALTGTDMLTGRPQRLSGNYGVLYDLEVSGVAGTAVAFSPRGGLYRGAMNIEDGPITQTIKLPRSGNALTPDQPVLLWRAQSDRLNIDFVPASGSNLPISLVFYRAGVQPGFGGVLKTYHP; this comes from the coding sequence ATGCCGGTGTCCGCCCTGCTCTCTTCCCTGACTCACGCTGCCCGCCTCCGAAGTGGGGGCCGCACGCTGCTCGCGGCGCTGACGCTGGGCCTGACCGCGCTGCCCGCCGCGGCGGTGGGGGCCGTCCAGCTTTCCTTCACCCCTGACCAGACCGCCGCCTACGTGAACGGCGAGGCCGCGCAGTTCAGCGCGCCGCCGCGCCTGCTGAACGGCCGCACGATGGTGCCGCTGCGCGAGGCGGCGGCCCTGCTGGGGCAGTCCCTGGTCGAGGCGGGCGGCCAGGTGCAGCTCGGTCGCCTGACGGTGGACCCGGTGGGCAACACGGCCTTTCTGGCGGGGGCACCGCAACCCGGCGGCAGCGTCGTCACGGTCGGGACCACGCTGTACGTGAGTGTCCGGCTGCTGGCCGACGCGCTGAACGCGAACCTCTCGGTGGACGACGGGGGCCGCAGCCTGACTCTCACGGCGCTGCGCGAGGGGGGCAACCCGCTCTCGCCGCAGGCCCGCTTCTCGACCGACAAGGGCACCTACGCGCCCGGCGAGCGGATTATCTTTACCGACTACCCCTTCGACCCGGACGGGGCCGACATCACCGCCCGCAAATGGACGGGCCGCCAGGACGTGTACTTCCAGCCCGGCACCTACACCGTCACCCTCCAGGTCACCAACAGCCGCGGCCTCCAGAGCCAGCCCTACAGCCGCACCATCCGCGTGGAGGGCGCGCCCGTGGACACGCCGCTGAGCTACGCGCTGAAGTACGCCGAACCCGGCGACCGCTTTCCCGACCCGCTGGTGTCCGGCTACCCCGCCGTGACGGCCCTGCCGGTCCCCAGTGCCAGCTACCCGCTGCTGTTCAGTGACAGCCCGGAAGTGCCCACCCAGAGCGGCGTGCTGTACCAGGACACCGTGTCGGGGCGGGCGCGGCTGCTGGCCTACCACCTGAACGCGCTGGCCCGCCCCGCGCGGCTCTACATCCTGGCGCGGAACCTCGAACCCCGCGCGGTGGAGGTCCGCACCGAACGCCTGGGCGAGACGGCCCCCACCCGCATCGAGGGGCTGCTGGGGCAGGTCACGCTGCTGGACTACTTCGCCAGCACGGGCGGGCACAGCCTGACCCTCGCGCCCGGCCAGAGTGCGGCGGTGTACGCCAGCCCCACCCTGAACGCCGGCAGCGGCGTCAACGTGATGCAGGACCTGACGGCCTCGGGCCGGGTCGAACTCACCTTCGTGATGCTGGAAGAGGGCCTGCCGCCCAGCGCCCAGGTCGTGCAGCAGCTGCCCTACCTCCAGCCCGACGGCCGCCACGTGCGCGGCACCTTCCCGAACGCGGTGCGGTCCCTGCGGGTGAACCTCACCACCCTGCCCGCCCGCCTGATCATCGGGGACGGCCAGGTGGACCCGGCACTCACCGGCACCGACATGCTGACGGGCCGCCCCCAGCGACTCAGCGGCAATTACGGCGTGCTGTACGACCTGGAGGTGAGCGGCGTCGCTGGAACCGCCGTCGCCTTCAGCCCGCGCGGCGGCCTCTACCGCGGCGCGATGAACATCGAGGACGGCCCCATCACCCAGACCATCAAGCTGCCCCGCAGCGGCAACGCCCTCACCCCCGACCAGCCCGTGCTGCTGTGGCGCGCGCAGTCCGACCGCCTGAACATCGACTTCGTGCCCGCCAGCGGCAGCAACCTGCCCATCAGCCTGGTGTTCTACCGCGCCGGGGTGCAGCCGGGGTTTGGCGGGGTGCTGAAGACGTATCACCCCTGA
- a CDS encoding 4-(cytidine 5'-diphospho)-2-C-methyl-D-erythritol kinase has protein sequence MMPEAVPTTYFAPAKVNLGLSVRGLRQGGYHELHSIMVPLTVGDELDIAPADTLTLRVEGADLPADGHNLVYRAARAYLDAAGQPSGAAITLRKRLPLASGLGGGSSDAATTLMALARLYPASVHLPTLALTLGADVPFFLLGQAALAEGVGEVLTPLPVPRVPLVLVNPGVEVSARDAYTWLDEEEAFTPPLDVEGILAALTSRHEVPFHNALQDPVAARHAPIREALTALADTGLRSPLMSGSGATCFALAENDDQAHAAARTIQARQPGWWVATACTL, from the coding sequence ATGATGCCTGAAGCGGTCCCCACGACCTACTTCGCCCCCGCCAAGGTCAACCTGGGCCTCAGCGTGCGCGGCCTGCGCCAGGGCGGCTACCACGAGCTGCACTCCATCATGGTGCCGCTGACGGTGGGCGACGAGCTGGACATCGCCCCCGCTGACACCCTCACGTTGCGGGTAGAGGGCGCGGACCTCCCGGCGGACGGGCACAATCTGGTCTACCGGGCGGCGCGGGCGTATCTGGACGCGGCGGGGCAGCCGAGCGGCGCGGCCATCACCCTCCGCAAGCGGCTCCCGCTGGCCTCCGGCCTGGGCGGCGGCAGCAGCGACGCGGCGACCACCCTGATGGCCCTGGCCCGCCTGTATCCCGCGTCCGTTCACCTCCCCACGCTGGCCCTGACACTGGGCGCGGACGTGCCCTTCTTCCTGCTGGGGCAGGCGGCGCTGGCCGAGGGGGTGGGGGAGGTCCTCACGCCGCTGCCGGTGCCGCGCGTGCCGCTGGTGCTGGTCAATCCGGGTGTGGAGGTCAGCGCGCGGGACGCCTACACCTGGCTCGACGAGGAGGAGGCCTTCACCCCGCCCCTGGACGTGGAAGGCATCCTCGCCGCGCTGACCAGCCGCCACGAGGTGCCCTTCCACAACGCCCTGCAAGACCCGGTGGCCGCCCGCCACGCCCCCATCCGCGAGGCGCTGACCGCCCTGGCGGACACGGGCCTGCGCTCGCCTTTGATGAGCGGCTCCGGGGCCACCTGCTTCGCCCTGGCCGAAAACGACGACCAGGCGCACGCGGCGGCGCGGACCATTCAAGCGCGGCAGCCGGGGTGGTGGGTGGCGACGGCCTGCACGCTGTAG
- the ispD gene encoding 2-C-methyl-D-erythritol 4-phosphate cytidylyltransferase, which translates to MTGICFLAGRTAALIPAAGSGTRLGLGPKAFVEVAGKSLLVRSVAALAPLVDEVLVALPEGSSLPEGLPARAILGGETRQDSVRRLLQATSADVVLVHDAARPFLPAHVVHALLEAIPETGAATVALPVADTLVRGEAGRWGGLVPRESLWAVQTPQGFRRELLLRAHAAARAEGFAATDDAGLVARLGLPVTLVPGDARLFKVTTPGDLALAQALARVWDAGTDDA; encoded by the coding sequence ATGACAGGCATCTGCTTCCTGGCAGGCCGCACTGCCGCCCTGATTCCCGCCGCCGGGTCGGGCACCCGCCTGGGCCTGGGGCCGAAGGCGTTCGTGGAGGTGGCGGGAAAGAGCCTCCTCGTCCGCAGCGTGGCCGCCCTCGCCCCCCTGGTGGATGAGGTGCTGGTGGCGCTGCCGGAAGGGTCGAGCCTGCCGGAAGGCCTCCCCGCGCGGGCCATCCTGGGGGGCGAGACGCGGCAGGACAGCGTGCGCCGGCTGCTCCAGGCCACCTCGGCCGATGTGGTGCTGGTCCACGACGCGGCGCGGCCCTTCCTGCCCGCGCATGTGGTTCACGCGCTGCTGGAGGCCATTCCTGAAACGGGCGCGGCGACAGTGGCCCTGCCCGTGGCCGACACCCTGGTGCGGGGTGAGGCGGGGCGGTGGGGTGGCCTGGTTCCCCGCGAGAGCCTCTGGGCGGTGCAGACGCCGCAGGGCTTCCGCCGTGAGCTGCTGCTGCGGGCGCACGCGGCGGCGCGGGCGGAGGGCTTCGCCGCGACCGACGACGCCGGTCTGGTCGCCCGACTGGGCCTCCCGGTAACACTGGTGCCCGGCGACGCCCGGCTGTTCAAGGTCACGACGCCCGGCGACCTGGCCCTGGCGCAGGCCCTCGCCCGAGTATGGGATGCTGGCACCGATGATGCCTGA